Proteins from a single region of Parasedimentitalea psychrophila:
- the ybgC gene encoding tol-pal system-associated acyl-CoA thioesterase has translation MHRFPIRVYYEDTDMGGVVYYANYLRFIERARSDWVRRLGNDQNAMRLDGLIWVVQRLEADYRVPARFDDELQVETEVLKVSPARLIMGQRVMRDGTEIFRAKVTVACVSTEGRPQRLPAEIRALS, from the coding sequence ATGCATAGGTTTCCGATCCGGGTATATTATGAAGACACTGACATGGGGGGCGTGGTCTATTACGCTAACTATCTTCGGTTTATCGAGCGTGCGCGCAGCGATTGGGTGCGCAGGCTGGGCAATGACCAGAACGCTATGCGACTGGATGGGTTGATCTGGGTGGTGCAGCGGCTGGAGGCGGATTACCGGGTTCCGGCGCGGTTCGACGATGAGCTGCAGGTGGAAACCGAAGTGCTGAAGGTGAGTCCGGCGCGGCTGATCATGGGGCAGCGGGTGATGCGCGACGGCACGGAGATTTTCCGGGCCAAAGTTACCGTTGCCTGCGTCAGCACCGAGGGACGGCCTCAAAGGCTTCCGGCAGAGATCCGCGCATTGTCGTAA
- the ruvA gene encoding Holliday junction branch migration protein RuvA: MIGKLTGRLDYRAEDHVLIDVRGVGYIVYCSSRTMMALPGVGEAVSLYTSMLVREDLLQLFGFTSLVEKEWHHLLTSVQGVGAKASLAILGTLGPDAVGRAIALGDWASVKAAKGVGPKIAQRIVLDLKDKAPGVMAMGGTITEALEGPDLEVVETVEAAPRPKSKKASKPNTSAIAQASALSALSNLGYSPSDAASAVAEAAGAEQGADEATLIRAALKLLAPKT; the protein is encoded by the coding sequence ATGATTGGCAAGCTGACCGGGCGGCTGGATTACCGCGCCGAGGATCATGTGCTGATTGATGTGCGCGGCGTTGGCTATATTGTCTATTGTTCAAGCCGCACCATGATGGCGCTGCCCGGCGTCGGCGAGGCGGTATCACTCTATACCTCGATGCTGGTGCGCGAAGACCTGCTGCAATTGTTCGGCTTTACCTCCCTGGTTGAAAAGGAATGGCATCACCTGCTGACCTCGGTGCAGGGGGTTGGCGCCAAGGCATCGCTGGCGATCCTGGGCACTCTGGGTCCGGATGCGGTGGGCCGCGCCATTGCCCTGGGGGACTGGGCCAGTGTCAAGGCGGCCAAGGGAGTTGGCCCCAAGATCGCGCAGCGCATTGTTCTGGACCTTAAGGACAAGGCGCCAGGGGTGATGGCGATGGGCGGCACCATCACCGAGGCGCTGGAGGGGCCGGATCTGGAGGTGGTGGAAACCGTGGAGGCGGCGCCGAGGCCAAAGTCGAAAAAGGCGTCGAAACCCAATACAAGCGCAATTGCGCAAGCCAGTGCCCTGTCGGCCTTGTCGAACCTGGGCTACAGCCCCAGTGATGCGGCCTCTGCAGTAGCCGAGGCGGCGGGGGCGGAGCAGGGGGCAGATGAGGCAACGCTGATCCGCGCCGCCCTTAAGCTGCTGGCGCCAAAGACGTGA
- the pal gene encoding peptidoglycan-associated lipoprotein Pal, producing the protein MSGLTKVILITSALALAACDNVTGGNSNSSTLNGGGAGGVADQTSPAYFQQEIGDRVLFVVNQSSLTTEAQGILLSQANWLLANTDYTATIEGHADEQGTREYNLALGARRANVAREYLVSRGVASNRIQVVSYGKERPLEICSAESCYSQNRRAVTILTGGLTG; encoded by the coding sequence ATGAGCGGTTTGACAAAAGTTATTCTTATCACTTCGGCGCTGGCCCTTGCGGCTTGCGATAACGTGACTGGGGGGAATTCCAACTCCAGCACCCTAAACGGTGGTGGCGCGGGAGGCGTGGCGGATCAGACCAGCCCGGCCTATTTCCAGCAAGAGATCGGCGATCGGGTGTTGTTTGTGGTGAATCAGTCCTCGCTGACAACTGAGGCTCAGGGCATCCTGCTGTCGCAGGCCAACTGGTTGCTGGCCAATACCGATTACACCGCCACCATTGAGGGTCACGCGGATGAGCAGGGCACGCGGGAATACAACCTGGCCCTGGGCGCCCGTCGCGCCAATGTTGCGCGCGAGTATCTGGTGTCGCGTGGCGTCGCCAGCAACCGCATTCAGGTGGTGAGCTATGGCAAGGAACGGCCGCTTGAGATTTGTTCGGCCGAGAGCTGCTATTCGCAGAACCGCCGGGCGGTGACCATTCTGACCGGCGGGTTAACGGGGTAA
- a CDS encoding 50S ribosomal protein L11 methyltransferase, producing the protein MPTFTALTTLSGKAAAEALGEAMEHLLPEPIGVGILDLEDASGLWEVGGYFTEAPDQAGLALLATLHDARPFAVSELPDTDWVAHVRRELAPVEAGRFFVYGSHDADKLPDDKIPLLIEAAMAFGTGHHGTTLGCLRMLDHLISEGFEADKVADIGCGTAVLAMAAARVWQGTILASDIDQVAVDVAEVNLSANGMAGRVGCVEAAGFDHADLLAAAPYDLIFANILKGPLVALAPEMAAYLRPGGYAILSGILNEQADSVAEVYEQNGINQVRRDEVGDWSTLLLQRKI; encoded by the coding sequence ATGCCCACCTTTACCGCCCTCACCACCCTATCCGGAAAAGCCGCCGCCGAGGCGCTGGGCGAGGCAATGGAGCATCTACTGCCGGAGCCCATCGGTGTTGGCATTCTTGATCTCGAAGACGCATCCGGGTTGTGGGAAGTGGGGGGCTATTTCACCGAGGCGCCGGACCAGGCCGGGCTGGCGCTGTTGGCGACCCTGCATGATGCCAGGCCGTTTGCGGTGTCCGAACTGCCCGATACCGATTGGGTGGCGCATGTACGACGCGAGCTGGCGCCGGTTGAGGCGGGACGGTTCTTTGTCTATGGCAGCCATGACGCCGACAAGCTGCCGGATGATAAAATCCCGCTGCTGATCGAGGCGGCAATGGCCTTTGGCACCGGCCACCACGGCACCACTTTGGGCTGTCTGCGCATGCTGGACCACCTGATCAGCGAGGGGTTCGAGGCTGATAAAGTTGCCGATATCGGCTGTGGCACTGCCGTTTTGGCGATGGCGGCAGCACGGGTCTGGCAGGGCACCATCTTGGCCAGCGACATTGATCAGGTGGCGGTGGATGTGGCCGAGGTCAACCTGAGTGCCAATGGCATGGCTGGGCGGGTCGGTTGTGTTGAGGCGGCTGGTTTTGATCATGCCGATCTGCTGGCCGCAGCGCCTTATGATCTGATCTTTGCCAATATCCTGAAAGGCCCGCTGGTGGCGCTGGCACCTGAGATGGCCGCGTATCTGCGCCCCGGAGGCTATGCGATTCTGTCGGGCATTCTCAACGAACAAGCCGATTCTGTGGCAGAGGTCTATGAGCAGAATGGCATCAATCAGGTGCGGCGGGATGAGGTTGGTGACTGGAGCACCTTGTTGTTGCAGCGAAAGATCTGA
- a CDS encoding energy transducer TonB, translating to MQTGTKISLTAHVGLMGWVVFGAWFPSEPLPFQVQEVTVISSAEFALLSQQHSAPEIADEPPTLSLPGQEPAVPEVATQSDAVPETLVPEPIAPPAPDPEVAARPEPEPEPVPSPVPQAPEPPSLPDVVPPLPEPIERHVAQPADRVAPIPIAPPAPDTAVDEIVQPEIAPDEGAETQQEVQQATAPEAASDRIVTEAEEQDEQASVAPRQSLRPKTRPRRVTPPEAPAEPTVADAPIEQPADVQNDAVADAVAEAIAGGGEVIAPVPSGPPLTSGEKDALRISVSNCWNVGSLSTDALGTTVVVGVSLSQDGKPEVGSIRMLSSTGGSGIAAKQAFEAARRAIIRCGAKGFQLPPEKYGQWRDIEMTFNPERMRIK from the coding sequence TTGCAAACCGGGACCAAAATATCTCTGACGGCCCATGTCGGGCTGATGGGATGGGTGGTGTTTGGCGCCTGGTTCCCGTCGGAGCCGCTGCCGTTCCAGGTGCAGGAGGTCACGGTGATCAGCAGTGCCGAGTTTGCCCTGTTGAGCCAGCAGCATAGCGCACCTGAGATTGCCGATGAGCCACCCACACTGTCACTTCCGGGCCAGGAGCCCGCCGTGCCTGAGGTGGCGACCCAGAGCGATGCGGTGCCAGAGACCCTGGTGCCAGAGCCCATCGCGCCGCCTGCGCCGGATCCTGAAGTTGCCGCTCGGCCAGAGCCAGAGCCAGAACCGGTGCCCAGTCCGGTGCCGCAAGCGCCGGAACCTCCGTCGCTGCCGGATGTGGTGCCCCCGCTGCCCGAGCCTATTGAGCGCCACGTCGCACAGCCCGCTGACCGGGTGGCCCCCATTCCGATTGCGCCGCCTGCGCCGGACACTGCGGTGGACGAGATTGTGCAGCCCGAGATCGCGCCGGACGAAGGGGCCGAGACGCAACAAGAGGTGCAGCAGGCAACCGCGCCCGAAGCCGCCAGTGATCGCATTGTGACCGAGGCCGAGGAACAGGACGAGCAGGCCAGCGTTGCGCCGAGGCAATCGCTGCGGCCCAAGACACGACCCAGACGGGTTACGCCGCCTGAGGCGCCGGCGGAGCCAACCGTGGCAGATGCGCCAATTGAACAGCCAGCTGATGTGCAAAATGATGCCGTCGCCGATGCGGTCGCCGAGGCGATCGCAGGGGGCGGTGAGGTGATTGCCCCTGTGCCCTCGGGGCCGCCTTTGACCTCGGGTGAGAAAGATGCGCTGCGCATATCCGTGTCAAATTGTTGGAATGTTGGCTCACTTTCGACTGATGCACTGGGCACCACCGTGGTTGTGGGCGTATCGTTAAGTCAGGACGGCAAGCCGGAGGTTGGCAGCATCCGAATGCTGTCAAGCACTGGCGGCTCGGGCATTGCAGCGAAACAGGCATTTGAGGCAGCGCGGCGGGCGATTATCCGTTGCGGGGCAAAGGGGTTCCAACTTCCCCCTGAAAAATACGGCCAATGGCGTGATATTGAGATGACATTCAATCCGGAAAGGATGCGGATCAAATGA
- the ruvB gene encoding Holliday junction branch migration DNA helicase RuvB, which produces MIDADPALRPEQQPEDNDRALRPQGLSEFIGQAEARANLRVFIQSARQRGEAMDHTLFHGPPGLGKTTLAQIIARELGVNFRMTSGPVLAKAGDLAAILTNLEARDVLFIDEIHRLNPVVEEILYPAMEDFELDLVIGEGPAARTVRIELQPFTLVGATTRMGLLTTPLRDRFGIPTRLQFYTVDELHEIVSRNARRLGAPADEDGAREIARRGRGTPRIAGRLLRRVVDFAVVEGDGTISRELADSSLTRLGVDHLGLDGADRRYLQLIAENYGGGPVGIETLSAALSESRDSLEDVIEPFLLQQGLIQRTPRGRMLAQKAWSHLGLEAPRTADDLFS; this is translated from the coding sequence ATGATTGATGCAGATCCGGCGCTGCGACCAGAACAGCAGCCCGAAGACAATGACCGCGCGCTGCGGCCGCAGGGCTTGTCCGAGTTTATCGGTCAGGCCGAGGCCCGTGCCAATCTGCGGGTGTTCATCCAGTCGGCGCGCCAGCGCGGCGAGGCGATGGATCACACGCTGTTCCACGGGCCTCCGGGCTTGGGCAAAACCACCCTAGCGCAGATCATCGCCCGCGAATTGGGGGTGAATTTCCGCATGACCTCTGGTCCGGTGCTGGCCAAGGCCGGCGATCTGGCGGCAATCCTGACCAATCTTGAGGCGCGTGATGTGCTGTTCATCGACGAAATCCACCGGCTGAACCCGGTGGTCGAAGAGATCCTCTATCCGGCGATGGAGGATTTTGAGCTGGATCTGGTGATCGGCGAGGGGCCAGCGGCGCGCACCGTGCGGATTGAGTTGCAACCTTTCACGCTGGTGGGGGCGACCACCCGTATGGGGCTGTTGACCACGCCGCTGCGCGACCGCTTTGGCATTCCAACCCGGTTGCAGTTCTACACTGTGGATGAGCTGCATGAAATCGTCAGCCGCAATGCCCGCCGGTTGGGGGCACCCGCGGATGAGGACGGTGCCCGCGAGATTGCCCGCCGGGGCCGCGGCACCCCAAGGATTGCCGGGCGGCTGTTGCGCCGGGTGGTGGATTTTGCGGTGGTCGAGGGCGACGGCACAATTTCCCGCGAATTGGCCGATAGTTCGCTGACCCGGCTGGGGGTGGATCATCTGGGGCTGGATGGGGCGGATCGGCGGTACCTGCAGCTGATTGCCGAGAATTATGGCGGCGGCCCGGTGGGGATTGAAACCCTGTCGGCGGCGCTGTCGGAAAGCCGCGATTCCCTGGAGGATGTGATCGAGCCTTTTCTGCTGCAACAGGGGCTCATTCAAAGGACCCCTCGTGGGCGGATGCTGGCGCAAAAGGCCTGGAGCCATTTGGGGTTGGAAGCGCCCAGAACTGCGGATGATTTGTTTTCCTGA
- the tolQ gene encoding protein TolQ: MEAETLALAQEIDFSMWGLFARATLTVKLVMMMLVVASIWSWAIIIQKHISFRLARGAADEFDEAFWSGEPLDGLFEQIGPQPEGAAQRIFASGMTEWRRSHRSDGGLIAGAQARIDRSMDVAIAKEAEVLQKGLPVLATVGSTAPFVGLFGTVWGIMTSFIEIAEQQSSNLAVVAPGIAEALMATGMGLLAAVPAVIFYNKLSADSDRIIGGYEAFADEFATILSRQLDS; encoded by the coding sequence ATGGAAGCAGAAACTCTGGCGTTGGCGCAGGAGATTGATTTCTCCATGTGGGGGCTTTTCGCACGGGCGACACTCACCGTGAAATTGGTGATGATGATGCTTGTGGTGGCCTCGATCTGGTCTTGGGCGATCATTATTCAGAAACATATCTCGTTTCGACTGGCGCGCGGTGCTGCGGATGAGTTTGATGAGGCGTTCTGGTCGGGTGAGCCGCTGGATGGATTGTTTGAACAGATTGGCCCGCAGCCCGAGGGTGCGGCGCAGAGGATCTTTGCATCCGGTATGACCGAGTGGCGGCGCAGTCATCGCAGTGATGGCGGCTTGATTGCCGGTGCGCAGGCGCGGATTGACCGGTCGATGGATGTGGCGATCGCCAAAGAGGCCGAGGTGCTGCAAAAGGGCTTGCCAGTGCTGGCGACGGTCGGATCGACAGCGCCCTTTGTGGGGCTGTTCGGCACCGTTTGGGGCATCATGACCTCCTTCATCGAAATTGCCGAGCAGCAGAGTTCCAACCTTGCGGTGGTGGCTCCGGGCATTGCCGAGGCGCTGATGGCCACCGGCATGGGGCTGTTGGCGGCGGTGCCTGCGGTGATTTTCTATAACAAGCTGAGCGCCGACAGTGACCGGATCATTGGCGGCTATGAGGCATTTGCCGATGAGTTTGCTACCATTCTCAGCCGCCAGTTGGATTCCTGA
- a CDS encoding DUF1127 domain-containing protein, with amino-acid sequence MAAFDTTRTTYGATGLIGRIGTIIAATTASIAQWNVARVTRNALSVLTDRELADIGLCRGDIETLAAGKSLY; translated from the coding sequence ATGGCTGCTTTTGACACCACCCGCACCACCTATGGCGCAACTGGCCTGATCGGCCGTATTGGCACGATTATCGCCGCAACCACGGCAAGCATTGCGCAGTGGAACGTCGCCCGCGTGACCCGCAACGCCCTGTCGGTTCTGACCGACCGCGAGTTGGCTGATATTGGATTGTGTCGTGGTGACATCGAGACCCTCGCCGCCGGGAAATCCCTGTACTGA
- a CDS encoding ExbD/TolR family protein — protein sequence MAGAAQQSSEGGRRRGRRRGRTRPMAEINVTPFVDVMLVLLIIFMVAAPLSTVGVPVALPKIAAGALPGDQDEPLTVTLTLAGEVQIMTTPVAPSELVSKLRAIAAERTSDRVFLRADGGLPYEQVMKVMGALNAGGFSNVGLVTDIGGPELADPADPAAAGQ from the coding sequence ATGGCGGGCGCGGCACAGCAATCCTCGGAGGGTGGACGCCGCCGGGGCCGTCGTCGGGGGCGCACCCGGCCGATGGCTGAAATCAATGTGACGCCTTTTGTCGATGTGATGCTGGTGCTGTTGATCATCTTTATGGTGGCAGCGCCACTGTCGACGGTTGGGGTGCCGGTTGCGCTGCCCAAGATCGCTGCCGGTGCCTTGCCGGGGGATCAGGATGAACCCTTGACGGTGACCCTGACCTTGGCGGGTGAGGTGCAGATCATGACCACGCCGGTGGCGCCCAGCGAGCTGGTAAGCAAACTGCGGGCGATTGCGGCTGAACGCACCTCTGACCGGGTGTTTTTGCGGGCTGATGGCGGCTTGCCTTATGAGCAGGTGATGAAAGTCATGGGGGCGCTGAATGCCGGTGGCTTCTCGAATGTCGGGCTGGTGACGGATATTGGCGGGCCAGAGCTGGCTGATCCGGCTGATCCGGCTGCGGCCGGGCAATAG
- the ruvC gene encoding crossover junction endodeoxyribonuclease RuvC, producing the protein MRILGIDPGLRNLGWGVIESHGSKLSHVANGVCQSDGDDLGERLLSLHNQVTEVIAQFVPDQAAIEQTFVNKDGAGTLKLGQARGVALLTLAKAGLPVGEYAPNRVKKTVVGVGHADKKQVMHMVKLQLPGCNPENADAADALAIAICHAFYRGTADRVLREVRA; encoded by the coding sequence ATGCGGATTTTAGGAATTGATCCGGGGTTGCGGAACCTTGGCTGGGGCGTCATCGAATCACATGGCTCTAAGCTGAGCCATGTTGCCAATGGGGTTTGCCAGTCCGATGGTGATGATCTGGGCGAGCGGCTGCTGTCGCTGCACAATCAGGTCACCGAGGTGATCGCGCAATTTGTCCCGGATCAGGCAGCGATTGAGCAGACCTTTGTGAATAAGGATGGCGCCGGCACCCTCAAGCTGGGTCAGGCGCGCGGTGTGGCCTTGTTGACCCTGGCCAAGGCTGGCTTGCCGGTGGGCGAATATGCTCCGAACCGGGTGAAGAAAACGGTTGTTGGGGTTGGTCACGCGGACAAGAAACAGGTGATGCATATGGTCAAGTTGCAATTGCCCGGCTGTAACCCGGAAAACGCCGATGCGGCGGATGCGCTGGCGATTGCCATCTGTCACGCGTTTTATCGCGGCACTGCTGATAGGGTCCTGCGCGAGGTGCGGGCATGA
- the tolB gene encoding Tol-Pal system beta propeller repeat protein TolB yields MRIFLTGVLLAAAVFAPAASAVAQNGPLRIEITDGVIEPLPYAVPSFIAETASASEMSAQISRVIASDLSGTGLFREIPASAHISKVTDFNATVQFADWKAVNAQALITGAVSVNGNRLTVRFRGYDVFADKELDGGGLQFTGTTEGWRRMAHKVADTIYSRITGEGAYFDSRVVYVSENGPKNDRRKRLAIMDYDGANVQFLTNSASIVLAPRFSPSGDRVLYTSYESGFPQIHVMDIGKVQRRVLSTDDGIMSFAPRFSPDGRTVVFSQSQGGNTDLFTMDINGGRLTRLTSAPSIETAPSFSPDGSQIVFESDRSGSQQLYVMAATGGDARRISHGKGRYGTPVWSPRGDLLAFTKQNKGRFHIGVMRTDGSEERLLTASFLDEGPTWSPNGRVIMFTRETQGANGRALLYSVDISGRNLRPVRTPDGGSDPAWSPLQN; encoded by the coding sequence ATGAGGATTTTTCTGACAGGTGTTTTGCTGGCTGCGGCGGTGTTTGCTCCGGCTGCCTCTGCGGTGGCGCAAAATGGGCCATTGCGGATTGAAATCACCGATGGTGTCATCGAACCGCTGCCCTATGCGGTGCCCAGTTTCATTGCCGAAACCGCCTCGGCGAGCGAGATGTCCGCGCAGATTTCACGGGTGATTGCCTCGGATCTGAGCGGCACTGGCTTGTTCCGCGAGATCCCGGCCTCGGCACATATCTCAAAAGTCACCGATTTCAACGCGACAGTGCAATTTGCCGATTGGAAGGCAGTCAACGCGCAGGCGCTGATCACTGGTGCGGTCAGCGTCAATGGCAACCGGCTGACGGTGCGGTTCCGGGGCTACGATGTGTTCGCCGACAAAGAGCTGGATGGCGGTGGTTTGCAGTTCACCGGCACCACCGAAGGTTGGCGGCGGATGGCCCATAAAGTGGCAGATACCATCTACAGCCGGATCACCGGCGAGGGCGCATATTTCGACAGCCGGGTGGTTTATGTCTCGGAAAACGGCCCCAAGAATGACCGTCGCAAGCGGTTGGCGATCATGGATTATGATGGTGCCAATGTGCAGTTCCTGACCAACAGTGCCTCGATTGTGCTGGCACCGCGGTTTTCCCCCAGTGGCGACCGGGTGCTCTATACCAGCTATGAAAGCGGCTTTCCGCAGATCCACGTGATGGATATCGGCAAGGTCCAGCGCCGGGTGCTGTCCACCGATGATGGCATCATGAGCTTTGCGCCGCGGTTCTCGCCGGATGGTCGCACGGTGGTGTTTTCGCAGTCGCAGGGCGGCAACACCGATCTTTTCACCATGGATATCAACGGTGGCAGGCTGACCCGGCTGACCAGTGCGCCGTCGATCGAGACGGCGCCGTCGTTTTCGCCGGATGGCAGCCAGATCGTGTTTGAGAGCGACCGCTCGGGCAGCCAGCAATTATATGTGATGGCGGCAACTGGCGGCGATGCGCGCCGGATCAGCCATGGCAAGGGGCGCTACGGCACTCCGGTTTGGTCACCGCGCGGCGATCTGCTGGCCTTTACCAAGCAGAACAAGGGCCGGTTCCACATTGGCGTGATGCGCACCGATGGCAGCGAGGAACGGCTGCTGACCGCCTCGTTCCTCGATGAAGGGCCAACATGGTCGCCCAATGGCCGGGTGATCATGTTCACCCGGGAAACCCAAGGCGCCAATGGGCGTGCCTTGCTGTATTCGGTGGATATCTCGGGCCGCAATCTAAGACCGGTGCGCACCCCGGACGGGGGTTCGGATCCGGCCTGGTCGCCATTGCAGAATTAA